From the genome of Flavobacterium luteolum, one region includes:
- a CDS encoding DUF4197 domain-containing protein produces the protein MKKILLLAVTFSLTSCAQVQQTLNQLPQIASQIPNSGTVDIASGLKEALNKGITQQVSKLTAVDGFYKNEAVKILMPEELQKVDATLRKVGLSSLADEGIKMLNRAAEDAVKEATPIFVTAVKNMTFTDAKNILLGSDNAATNYLQGSTTTALYAKFNPVIKSSFEKVGADAVWIKIINKYNTIPLVKKVNPDLTDYTTNQALSGVFKMIAVEEKVIRNDISARTTPLLQKVFAMQDGK, from the coding sequence ATGAAAAAGATTTTACTATTAGCCGTTACATTTTCGCTTACTTCTTGTGCACAGGTACAACAAACCCTAAATCAATTGCCTCAAATCGCATCTCAGATTCCAAATTCAGGAACTGTTGATATTGCTTCTGGATTAAAAGAAGCTTTAAATAAAGGAATCACGCAACAAGTAAGTAAACTAACTGCTGTAGACGGATTTTACAAAAACGAAGCTGTAAAAATTTTAATGCCCGAAGAATTACAAAAAGTAGATGCAACATTGCGTAAAGTAGGTTTAAGCTCTCTTGCAGATGAAGGAATCAAAATGCTGAACCGTGCTGCAGAAGACGCAGTAAAAGAAGCAACTCCGATTTTTGTGACAGCAGTAAAAAACATGACGTTTACAGATGCTAAAAACATTCTTTTAGGAAGTGATAATGCCGCAACCAATTATTTACAAGGCAGTACAACAACTGCATTATACGCCAAATTTAATCCGGTTATCAAAAGCTCTTTCGAAAAAGTAGGCGCCGATGCTGTCTGGATAAAAATTATAAACAAATACAATACTATTCCGCTAGTTAAAAAAGTAAATCCAGATTTAACTGATTATACAACCAATCAAGCTTTGTCTGGTGTTTTTAAAATGATTGCTGTTGAAGAAAAAGTAATCAGAAACGATATTTCTGCAAGAACAACGCCTTTATTACAGAAGGTTTTTGCAATGCAGGATGGAAAATAA
- a CDS encoding cytochrome c oxidase assembly factor Coa1 family protein, with protein MDDSNELIQKQSWLNRNWKWLIPSGCLTLIILAALFIGGIFYEVTSVLKDSEAYKESMIAVENNKLVVEKLGSPIETDGMVSGVVTSHNDVRACDVQVPLKGPKGKATLFVVGEKRGKWKYSEMSVYIEKTDEKIDLLKK; from the coding sequence ATGGACGATTCTAATGAGTTAATACAAAAACAAAGCTGGCTAAACCGAAACTGGAAATGGCTTATTCCCAGCGGATGTTTAACTCTTATCATATTAGCGGCTTTATTTATTGGCGGAATTTTCTATGAAGTAACTTCGGTTCTTAAAGATTCTGAAGCCTATAAAGAATCTATGATTGCTGTAGAGAATAATAAATTAGTGGTTGAAAAACTCGGATCTCCCATCGAAACTGACGGAATGGTTTCTGGAGTTGTTACTTCACACAACGATGTACGAGCTTGCGATGTACAAGTTCCTCTAAAAGGTCCTAAAGGCAAAGCAACTTTGTTTGTTGTAGGAGAAAAAAGAGGAAAATGGAAATACAGTGAAATGTCTGTTTATATTGAAAAAACAGATGAGAAAATAGATCTTCTGAAAAAGTAA
- a CDS encoding L,D-transpeptidase family protein: MKTLYSFTVILSLSFFVFSFNSIEKNNLTYKKTSNHLTVYHNQNDVDEISNDFFKRYSDLKKYKSDVMSLYKNRTLGSIWFDENEINEFGSVLYEKAKKTDDLIIPYQKEIDQLFDASSDKSTLSKTDADMLLSSLYIVYTKKSNADKKKLAYDSMLKDFLNYSTLEEAETTAVASNEKVEFDQYYKLQDALKKYKRLEKSSKYKPIVPAESPYKELRPDAVSSTISQVRTRLYLLGDLKTDSKSDIYDRELMDAVMKYKVRNGFKPNYILAEEHINEMNIPLEDKVATLKLNMERCREISAKIAASDEYVLVNVPSYELFYVKNGKIVLTSPVFVGAPLTKTTIFNGEIDRIVFSPYWTVPQSIVQNELKSKMAEDPNYLAAKNMEMVNGQVRQKPGPDNSLGLVKFMFPNSDDIYMHDTPSKTLFDFEKRTFSHGCINVKMAKELAVAMLKDYPEWNQAKIDKAMAGKTENSFKLSKKVPIFITYFTSLVNENGEIGFFQDVYENDKQITENAVVAQ, encoded by the coding sequence ATGAAAACATTATATTCATTCACCGTCATTTTAAGTTTGAGTTTTTTTGTATTTTCTTTTAACAGTATTGAAAAAAACAATCTTACCTATAAAAAAACTTCAAATCATTTAACTGTTTACCACAATCAAAATGATGTAGACGAAATCTCGAACGACTTCTTTAAAAGATATTCGGATTTAAAAAAATATAAATCAGATGTCATGTCTTTGTATAAAAACAGAACTCTTGGATCTATCTGGTTTGATGAAAACGAAATCAACGAATTTGGTTCTGTTTTGTACGAAAAAGCAAAAAAAACAGATGATTTAATTATTCCTTATCAAAAAGAAATAGACCAACTATTTGATGCTTCATCAGATAAAAGCACTCTTTCTAAAACTGACGCAGATATGCTTTTGAGTTCATTATATATAGTGTACACTAAGAAAAGTAATGCCGACAAGAAAAAATTAGCTTATGATAGCATGCTGAAAGATTTCTTAAACTACAGCACATTAGAAGAAGCAGAAACAACAGCAGTTGCCTCAAATGAAAAAGTAGAATTTGACCAGTATTACAAATTGCAAGATGCTCTAAAAAAATATAAAAGATTAGAAAAATCTAGCAAATATAAACCAATTGTTCCGGCAGAATCACCTTATAAAGAGTTACGTCCAGATGCGGTTTCTAGCACTATTTCGCAAGTTAGAACTCGTCTGTATTTGTTAGGCGATTTAAAAACAGATTCTAAAAGCGATATTTATGATCGTGAATTGATGGACGCTGTAATGAAATATAAAGTCCGTAACGGATTTAAACCTAATTATATTTTGGCAGAAGAACACATTAACGAAATGAATATTCCGCTTGAAGATAAAGTGGCGACTTTAAAACTTAACATGGAAAGATGCCGTGAGATTTCGGCCAAAATTGCTGCCAGCGATGAATATGTTTTGGTAAATGTTCCTTCTTATGAATTGTTTTATGTTAAGAACGGAAAAATAGTTTTGACTTCACCCGTATTTGTTGGTGCACCTTTAACCAAAACAACCATTTTTAATGGAGAAATTGATCGAATTGTTTTTAGCCCATATTGGACAGTACCTCAAAGTATTGTGCAAAATGAGTTGAAATCTAAAATGGCTGAAGATCCTAATTATCTAGCAGCGAAAAACATGGAAATGGTAAACGGACAAGTAAGACAAAAACCAGGACCAGATAATTCTTTAGGATTGGTAAAATTTATGTTTCCAAATTCTGATGATATTTACATGCACGATACGCCATCTAAAACTTTATTCGATTTTGAAAAAAGAACTTTCAGCCACGGATGTATTAATGTTAAAATGGCTAAAGAACTTGCTGTTGCCATGCTGAAAGATTATCCAGAATGGAATCAGGCAAAAATTGATAAAGCAATGGCTGGTAAAACAGAAAACAGTTTTAAGCTGTCTAAAAAAGTGCCAATTTTCATCACTTATTTTACTTCATTGGTAAATGAAAATGGCGAAATAGGATTCTTTCAAGATGTTTACGAAAATGATAAACAAATAACAGAAAATGCAGTTGTAGCTCAATAA
- a CDS encoding methylmalonyl-CoA mutase family protein produces MEQQIPYIPKNKVRIVTAASLFDGHDAAINIMRRIIQSTGVEVIHLGHDRSVEEVVNTAIQEDANAIAMTSYQGGHNEYFKYMYDLLREKGAGHIKIFGGGGGVILPSEISELHEYGITRIYSPDDGRSLGLQGMINDLVQRADFPIGDKLNGEIDHIENKIPTAIARLISAAENFPEIAKPVFDKIHESNASSKIPVLGITGTGGAGKSSLVDELVRRFLIDFPEKTIGLISVDPSKRKTGGALLGDRIRMNAINNSRVYMRSLATRQSNLALSKYVAEAIQVLKAAKYDLIILETSGIGQSDTEIMDHSDVSLYVMTPEFGAATQLEKIDMLDFADLVALNKFDKRGALDALRDVKKQYQRNHNLWDKSPDEMPVFGTIASQFNDPGMNTLYKAIMDKVVEKTASDLKSTFEITKEMSEKIFVIPPGRTRYLSEIAENNRSYDEIALSQQKVAQKLYGIFKTIESVSGKVPQINKAGIDDSTVLPSGIQEHDENRIFLNLLLNQFDKVKMDLDPYNWEIILNWDEKVAKYKNPVYSFKVRDKEIKIATHSESLSHLQIPKIALPKYEGWGDILRWNLQENVPGEFPFASGLYPFKREGEDPSRMFAGEGGPERTNKRFHYVSAGMPAKRLSTAFDSVTLYGNDPDLRPDIYGKIGNAGVSICCLDDAKKLYSGFDLVHALTSVSMTINGPAPMLLGFFMNAAIDQQCEIYIKANDLEKEVEAKINKLYKDKGIERPKYQGELPAGNNGLGLMLLGVTGDQVLPLDVYNEIKVKTLAQVRGTVQADILKEDQAQNTCIFSTEFALRLMGDVQEYFITKNVRNFYSVSISGYHIAEAGANPITQLAFTLSNGFTYVEYYLSRGMNINDFGPNLSFFFSNGVDPEYSVIGRVARKIWAKAMKNKYGANERAQMLKYHIQTSGRSLHAQEIDFNDIRTTLQALYAIYDNCNSLHTNAYDEAITTPTEESVRRAMAIQLIINKELGLAKNENPIQGSFIIEELTDLVEAAVLQEFDRITERGGVLGAMETMYQRSKIQEESLYYETLKHNGDFPIVGVNTFLSSKGSPTVIPAEVIRATEEEKQYQITMLDNLHNFHEAKVNEHLNTLQQAAIKNENLFDHLMEATKVCSLGQITSALFEVGGQYRRNM; encoded by the coding sequence ATGGAACAACAAATACCATATATTCCTAAAAATAAAGTAAGAATTGTCACTGCTGCTTCACTTTTTGATGGTCATGATGCTGCCATCAATATTATGCGTCGAATTATTCAGTCAACAGGGGTTGAAGTAATTCATCTTGGTCATGACAGAAGTGTAGAAGAAGTGGTGAATACCGCTATTCAGGAAGATGCCAATGCTATTGCAATGACTTCATACCAAGGTGGTCACAACGAATACTTTAAATATATGTATGATTTGCTTCGCGAAAAAGGAGCAGGCCACATTAAAATCTTCGGTGGTGGAGGTGGTGTAATTCTTCCTAGCGAAATTTCAGAATTGCATGAATATGGTATTACAAGAATTTATTCTCCAGACGATGGCCGTTCTTTAGGACTTCAAGGAATGATTAACGATTTAGTACAGCGAGCTGATTTTCCTATTGGAGATAAACTGAACGGAGAAATCGATCATATCGAAAATAAAATTCCTACCGCAATTGCACGTTTAATTTCTGCAGCCGAAAACTTCCCAGAAATTGCAAAACCAGTTTTTGATAAAATTCACGAAAGCAATGCTTCTTCAAAAATTCCAGTTTTAGGAATAACAGGAACGGGAGGAGCAGGAAAATCTTCTTTGGTTGACGAATTGGTTCGCCGATTTTTAATTGATTTTCCAGAAAAAACAATCGGATTAATTTCTGTCGATCCTTCTAAGAGAAAAACCGGAGGAGCGCTTTTAGGAGACAGAATCCGTATGAATGCTATTAATAATTCTCGTGTTTATATGCGTTCATTGGCGACACGTCAATCAAATTTGGCTTTGTCTAAATATGTAGCCGAAGCGATTCAGGTTTTAAAAGCTGCAAAATACGATTTGATTATTCTGGAAACTTCAGGAATTGGTCAGTCTGATACTGAAATTATGGATCATTCTGATGTTTCTTTATATGTGATGACGCCAGAGTTTGGAGCTGCAACACAATTGGAAAAAATCGACATGCTTGATTTTGCCGATTTAGTGGCTTTAAACAAATTTGATAAACGCGGCGCTTTAGACGCTTTACGCGATGTAAAAAAACAATATCAAAGAAACCATAATCTTTGGGATAAAAGCCCAGACGAAATGCCAGTTTTCGGAACAATTGCTTCGCAGTTTAACGATCCGGGAATGAACACGCTTTATAAAGCAATTATGGATAAAGTGGTTGAAAAAACGGCTTCTGATTTGAAATCGACTTTTGAAATCACTAAAGAAATGAGCGAGAAAATCTTCGTGATTCCGCCGGGAAGAACGCGTTATTTATCTGAAATTGCAGAGAATAACAGATCTTATGACGAAATCGCACTTTCGCAGCAAAAAGTAGCGCAGAAATTATACGGAATTTTCAAAACCATCGAATCGGTTTCTGGGAAAGTGCCTCAAATAAATAAAGCTGGAATCGACGATTCTACAGTTTTACCAAGCGGAATTCAAGAACACGACGAAAACAGAATCTTTTTAAATCTTTTACTGAATCAATTCGATAAAGTAAAAATGGATTTAGATCCCTACAATTGGGAAATTATTCTGAATTGGGATGAAAAAGTAGCGAAATACAAAAATCCAGTTTACTCCTTTAAAGTACGTGATAAAGAAATCAAGATTGCAACACATTCTGAAAGTTTATCACATTTACAGATTCCGAAAATTGCTTTGCCTAAATATGAAGGTTGGGGTGATATTCTGCGTTGGAATTTACAGGAAAATGTTCCTGGAGAATTTCCGTTTGCTTCTGGATTATATCCGTTTAAACGTGAAGGCGAAGATCCGTCGAGAATGTTTGCCGGCGAGGGCGGACCAGAAAGAACCAACAAACGTTTTCATTATGTAAGTGCAGGAATGCCAGCAAAACGTCTTTCGACTGCTTTTGACAGTGTTACTTTATACGGAAACGATCCAGATTTGCGTCCAGATATTTACGGGAAAATTGGAAATGCAGGAGTTTCAATCTGCTGTTTAGATGATGCGAAGAAACTATATTCAGGTTTCGATTTGGTTCATGCTTTAACTTCGGTAAGTATGACGATTAATGGACCTGCGCCAATGCTGTTAGGTTTCTTTATGAACGCGGCAATCGATCAGCAATGTGAGATTTACATCAAAGCAAATGATTTAGAAAAAGAAGTTGAAGCTAAAATCAACAAATTATATAAAGACAAAGGAATCGAAAGACCGAAGTACCAAGGCGAACTTCCTGCTGGAAATAACGGATTAGGATTAATGCTTTTGGGTGTTACGGGAGATCAGGTTTTACCATTGGACGTTTATAACGAAATAAAAGTAAAAACGTTAGCTCAAGTTCGTGGAACGGTTCAGGCTGATATTTTAAAAGAAGATCAGGCGCAAAATACTTGTATTTTCTCAACTGAATTTGCTTTGCGATTAATGGGCGACGTTCAGGAATATTTTATTACTAAAAACGTTCGTAATTTCTATTCGGTTTCTATTTCAGGATATCATATTGCAGAGGCAGGAGCAAACCCAATTACGCAATTGGCATTTACGCTTTCAAATGGTTTCACTTATGTGGAATATTATTTGAGCCGTGGAATGAACATCAACGATTTTGGACCAAATTTATCTTTCTTTTTCTCAAACGGAGTAGATCCAGAATATTCAGTTATTGGACGTGTGGCGCGTAAAATTTGGGCAAAAGCCATGAAAAATAAATACGGAGCCAACGAAAGAGCACAAATGCTGAAATATCATATTCAAACTTCTGGACGTTCGTTACACGCGCAGGAAATTGATTTCAACGATATTAGAACAACTTTACAAGCTTTATACGCGATTTATGACAACTGTAATTCATTGCACACAAATGCTTACGATGAAGCGATTACAACGCCAACAGAAGAATCTGTACGTCGTGCAATGGCAATTCAGCTGATTATTAATAAAGAATTAGGTTTAGCGAAAAACGAAAACCCAATTCAAGGTTCATTCATCATCGAAGAATTGACTGATTTAGTTGAAGCAGCTGTTCTTCAAGAATTCGACAGAATTACAGAGCGTGGAGGAGTTCTTGGCGCAATGGAAACGATGTACCAGCGTTCTAAAATTCAGGAAGAAAGTTTGTATTACGAAACTTTAAAACACAATGGCGATTTTCCAATTGTGGGTGTAAATACTTTCCTGAGTTCAAAAGGTTCGCCAACGGTAATTCCGGCTGAGGTTATTCGCGCAACCGAGGAAGAAAAACAATATCAAATTACGATGTTGGATAACTTGCACAATTTCCACGAAGCAAAAGTAAACGAGCATTTGAATACCTTACAGCAAGCCGCTATTAAAAACGAAAATTTGTTCGATCATTTAATGGAAGCTACAAAAGTTTGTTCTTTGGGTCAGATTACTTCGGCGTTGTTTGAAGTTGGTGGGCAGTATAGGAGAAATATGTAA
- a CDS encoding helix-turn-helix domain-containing protein, which yields MSTLTKPNHIGRKISRIRELRDMKQEALAQALGTNQQAISAMENSETIDDEKLVEVAKALGVTVEAIKNFSDEAAINYFNSFNEAVHNSHFGNNNHCTFNPLDKLMETVEENKKLYERLLQSEKDKIEYLEKLLKDK from the coding sequence ATGAGCACACTAACAAAACCAAATCATATAGGGCGAAAAATAAGCCGTATTCGTGAACTTCGTGATATGAAACAAGAAGCTTTGGCGCAGGCTTTAGGAACAAACCAACAAGCGATTTCGGCTATGGAAAACAGCGAAACCATTGATGACGAAAAACTTGTTGAGGTTGCAAAAGCACTTGGTGTAACCGTTGAAGCAATTAAGAATTTTTCAGACGAAGCTGCAATTAATTATTTCAATAGTTTTAATGAAGCGGTTCATAATAGTCATTTTGGAAATAATAATCATTGTACTTTCAATCCATTAGATAAATTAATGGAAACGGTAGAAGAAAATAAAAAGCTTTACGAGCGTTTGCTTCAATCAGAAAAAGATAAAATAGAATATTTAGAAAAATTGCTAAAAGATAAATAG